A portion of the Pseudothermotoga sp. genome contains these proteins:
- a CDS encoding alpha/beta hydrolase, whose product MSRSSVVRKKFSNRIRIWLKLSLIIFSLSLNFFVFLLVVLIFNIPYLRRAVFGRLPFKVNKKPWLCVKTFEYMKGLKLDVFYPRSQKRGVVLFAHGGGWISGYRRQPNNLSWYKFLVSRGFIVAAVDYSRGYRAKIDDLVDELSQALKFLKSNREKLGLPDGKISLMGLSAGGHLALLTATKMYWLVKNVVAYYAPSDLLDVWESPSLFARISLIATLKRLPVKSKEVYAEYSPINRVHPSMPPVLLVHGKKDSIVPYESSVKMYRKLKKLGCKVKLLTHPTAEHGFEFVLKDEKTRQIVEATVEFLSEGGPS is encoded by the coding sequence ATGTCGAGATCTTCCGTGGTCAGAAAGAAGTTTTCGAATCGAATAAGAATCTGGTTGAAGTTGTCGTTGATCATTTTCAGCCTTTCGCTCAATTTCTTTGTATTTTTACTCGTTGTTCTGATCTTCAACATACCATATTTGAGACGAGCAGTCTTTGGAAGATTACCATTCAAAGTGAATAAGAAACCGTGGTTGTGTGTCAAAACATTCGAGTACATGAAAGGTTTGAAGCTGGATGTTTTCTATCCTCGATCACAGAAGAGAGGCGTTGTACTGTTCGCACATGGCGGTGGTTGGATCAGTGGCTATCGTAGGCAACCCAACAATCTATCTTGGTACAAGTTTTTAGTCTCAAGAGGGTTCATCGTTGCAGCGGTTGATTACTCAAGAGGATACAGAGCGAAGATAGATGATCTAGTTGATGAACTTTCTCAAGCACTGAAGTTTTTGAAGAGTAACAGAGAAAAACTTGGTTTGCCAGATGGAAAGATTTCATTGATGGGACTTTCCGCTGGTGGACATCTCGCATTGCTCACCGCAACGAAAATGTACTGGCTCGTCAAGAACGTGGTTGCGTACTATGCTCCTAGCGATTTACTCGATGTTTGGGAATCACCTTCCCTGTTCGCTCGAATCTCTTTGATTGCAACGCTGAAGAGATTGCCTGTGAAATCGAAGGAAGTCTATGCAGAGTATTCGCCCATCAATCGAGTTCATCCATCGATGCCTCCAGTACTCTTGGTCCACGGTAAAAAGGATTCTATAGTTCCTTATGAATCTTCAGTGAAGATGTACAGAAAGCTCAAAAAACTCGGTTGTAAAGTTAAACTATTAACTCATCCCACTGCTGAACATGGTTTCGAATTCGTTCTGAAAGACGAAAAAACTAGGCAAATCGTGGAAGCAACGGTAGAATTTCTTTCAGAAGGTGGTCCTTCTTGA
- a CDS encoding alpha/beta hydrolase, with the protein MVSFTYEKRTIDFSSGYIFKAKKFRVSVLRFKTLYAKPFRGTETVEAYMFDPKEQALGNLFILHGLGSTNVPFLLWMAGHLANAGIRVMLPILPGNFTRVAHGSTSGKDYFHQDVERATRFWEQAVVDVLSLVDWMKQQGIWLSKTHLFGFCLGGMLAVMLNAVSEDFERTILMTVGGEMATLLWYSPTLAFFRRDKSSLNKAPYGVGERESFLRTFDDDIKKLSQFETVEQMQSSDIHPYLKLDPIAYAKFVKKEKIVFIEALFDRALPKRSRKLLWEALGRPKRYVIPSGHVTWLPFEYAVCKFVLRNMGIRELKKQLELLRGIELEEKK; encoded by the coding sequence ATCGTTTCGTTCACGTATGAAAAAAGAACAATAGATTTCTCCTCAGGTTACATATTCAAAGCAAAAAAATTTAGAGTCTCTGTGCTGAGGTTCAAAACCCTGTACGCCAAACCATTCAGAGGTACAGAGACGGTGGAAGCTTACATGTTCGATCCCAAAGAACAAGCTTTGGGTAATCTGTTCATCCTACATGGTCTCGGTTCAACGAACGTACCTTTCTTGTTGTGGATGGCGGGCCACCTTGCCAATGCGGGTATCAGGGTGATGCTACCCATCTTACCAGGTAACTTCACACGCGTGGCACACGGTTCGACCAGTGGAAAAGATTACTTCCACCAAGATGTCGAAAGAGCCACACGTTTTTGGGAACAGGCCGTCGTCGATGTGCTGAGCCTTGTGGATTGGATGAAGCAACAAGGTATCTGGCTTTCTAAGACTCACCTGTTCGGCTTCTGCCTCGGTGGTATGTTGGCCGTCATGCTGAATGCCGTGAGCGAGGATTTTGAAAGAACGATCTTGATGACCGTCGGTGGAGAGATGGCCACATTGCTTTGGTATTCACCCACGCTCGCATTTTTCAGACGCGACAAAAGTTCATTGAACAAAGCTCCGTACGGTGTGGGCGAGAGAGAATCATTTCTGAGAACTTTCGATGATGATATCAAGAAACTCTCTCAGTTTGAGACGGTCGAACAAATGCAGAGTTCTGATATACATCCCTATTTGAAACTCGATCCAATCGCTTATGCGAAGTTCGTCAAGAAAGAGAAAATCGTCTTCATTGAAGCTTTATTCGACAGAGCTTTACCGAAGAGAAGTAGAAAATTACTCTGGGAAGCTCTTGGAAGACCAAAACGGTACGTGATACCGTCAGGGCATGTAACTTGGCTTCCTTTTGAGTATGCCGTCTGCAAATTTGTTTTGAGAAACATGGGTATCAGAGAGCTGAAAAAACAACTTGAGTTGCTCAGAGGTATCGAGTTGGAAGAGAAAAAATGA
- a CDS encoding radical SAM protein produces the protein MKLSISELKLRADKLYELLESCTLCPRNCRVNRFTSKDGACRTGVKPIVSSFGPHFGEESFLVGVGGSGTIFFTNCNLSCVFCQNWTISQMHEGEEIEVKDLASIMLKLQRMNCHNINLVSPTHQVPMIVEAIIYALESGLRIPIVYNCGGYESIQTLKLLEGVIDIYMPDFKYGDDEKALKYSKVTNYTTIAKSSLEEMFRQVGPLKIEHGIATRGVFVRHLVMPNDASSSERVLELIASVSVEIPVNIMAQYYPAFKAHNHPEISRRITHDELTRALKKARELGLKIVS, from the coding sequence ATGAAACTGAGCATCTCCGAATTGAAATTGCGGGCAGATAAACTCTATGAACTTTTGGAAAGTTGCACGCTCTGTCCAAGAAATTGTCGTGTCAACAGATTCACGTCAAAAGATGGTGCGTGCAGAACGGGCGTTAAACCCATCGTTTCAAGCTTTGGTCCACATTTTGGTGAGGAAAGCTTCCTCGTGGGGGTCGGAGGTTCGGGCACGATCTTCTTCACCAACTGCAATCTGAGTTGTGTCTTCTGCCAAAATTGGACGATCAGCCAAATGCACGAAGGAGAAGAAATCGAGGTGAAAGATCTGGCATCGATTATGCTCAAGCTTCAAAGGATGAACTGTCACAACATAAACCTCGTGAGCCCAACGCATCAAGTGCCCATGATAGTCGAAGCGATCATCTACGCTTTAGAATCGGGCCTAAGAATACCCATAGTGTACAACTGCGGTGGTTATGAATCGATTCAAACTCTCAAACTTTTGGAGGGTGTGATCGACATCTACATGCCAGATTTCAAGTACGGTGACGATGAAAAGGCTTTGAAATATTCAAAGGTTACCAATTACACCACGATCGCCAAAAGCTCACTCGAAGAAATGTTCCGTCAAGTTGGTCCTCTGAAGATCGAGCACGGCATCGCCACACGTGGAGTTTTCGTTCGGCATTTGGTCATGCCTAACGACGCTTCTTCGAGCGAAAGGGTGCTCGAGCTGATCGCTTCCGTTTCCGTGGAAATTCCCGTCAACATCATGGCGCAGTATTACCCTGCTTTTAAAGCTCACAATCATCCTGAGATCAGCAGGCGCATCACTCACGATGAACTGACCAGAGCTTTGAAAAAAGCTAGAGAACTTGGTTTGAAGATCGTCAGTTGA
- a CDS encoding DUF4910 domain-containing protein translates to MDGHEVVDTVRFISCFHRVRGSDEYKLLLERLKEMLIAWGLSERQMEIIEYPTGGVRYGNFDSTMAWNIKDAELWLEEPRMFLNSFKSCKTSVLFGSNPTNGWKIFELVDESYSNDLSNKAVLVQMNPNKAFKEFVEKRGAKCLLIYFMRAQDESIGRVPTRMPDTVNYLSLPHTLSASQHGAFGFSLSYRQYELLKNFVNKGAKVRLFIDSELKVGKLQVFRVRFKGLQNKKIGIVAHLCHPSPGANDNASGAALALHLCRELNEKRLAYDVDVILLPEFYGSLPYVAQHKDYEFVINLDMVGEDQLKTGSTLMLHETPFLLNTHYDELLYDSMLLFAPTSSDSFSRRFFRSTFKSGSDHSVFENYSVPSPFLGQWPDRYYHTNEDTPDKCDPVMFEWIGKAVLRTIELADRIPDYVIEQVHGRMKSFLRKIAAKPGAEIIASVVKKSHGESVEIPEPKVRIFPSVEGPLGYEWFDKAGELSEKREVVNLGETIQLAARYTQDYDATITFASTYLNVDEKMTQDVLDVLLKNDFLKKIN, encoded by the coding sequence ATGGACGGTCACGAAGTGGTCGATACTGTGAGGTTCATCAGTTGTTTTCATCGAGTCAGAGGCAGTGACGAATACAAATTGTTGCTCGAGCGTTTGAAAGAGATGTTGATCGCATGGGGTTTGAGTGAGCGACAGATGGAAATCATCGAGTATCCCACTGGGGGGGTTCGGTACGGTAATTTCGATTCGACCATGGCATGGAACATCAAGGATGCGGAGCTGTGGTTAGAAGAGCCAAGGATGTTCCTTAACAGTTTCAAAAGTTGCAAGACTTCAGTGCTTTTCGGGAGCAATCCTACGAATGGTTGGAAGATATTCGAGCTCGTTGACGAGAGCTATTCAAATGATCTTTCAAATAAAGCTGTACTCGTTCAAATGAATCCAAATAAAGCGTTCAAAGAATTTGTTGAGAAGCGTGGTGCTAAATGTTTGCTCATCTACTTCATGAGAGCTCAAGATGAATCGATCGGGAGAGTTCCTACTCGAATGCCAGACACTGTGAATTATCTTTCACTACCACACACTCTTTCGGCAAGTCAGCACGGTGCTTTCGGTTTCTCGCTCAGCTATAGACAGTACGAACTTCTCAAAAACTTTGTGAACAAGGGAGCGAAGGTGAGGCTCTTCATAGACAGCGAGCTGAAAGTAGGTAAACTTCAAGTGTTTCGCGTGAGGTTCAAAGGTCTTCAAAATAAAAAAATCGGCATCGTGGCACATCTGTGTCATCCAAGTCCCGGTGCGAACGATAACGCTTCGGGTGCTGCGCTCGCGTTGCATCTGTGTCGAGAGTTGAACGAAAAGCGACTCGCCTACGATGTGGATGTCATACTTCTTCCAGAGTTCTATGGAAGCTTGCCGTACGTGGCTCAACACAAAGATTACGAATTTGTCATCAATTTGGACATGGTTGGGGAAGATCAGCTCAAGACTGGCTCAACTCTCATGCTTCACGAAACACCATTCCTTTTGAACACTCATTATGACGAACTGCTCTATGATTCGATGTTACTCTTCGCGCCAACCTCTTCTGATTCCTTCAGTAGAAGATTTTTCAGAAGTACTTTCAAGTCTGGTTCAGATCATTCTGTGTTTGAAAACTATTCAGTACCATCACCGTTTTTGGGTCAGTGGCCCGACAGATACTACCATACGAACGAAGATACACCAGACAAGTGTGATCCTGTCATGTTCGAATGGATAGGTAAAGCTGTGTTGAGAACGATCGAGCTGGCCGATCGAATACCAGATTACGTGATCGAACAGGTGCACGGTAGGATGAAGAGCTTTTTGAGAAAGATCGCCGCTAAACCTGGCGCGGAGATCATCGCAAGCGTTGTGAAAAAATCTCACGGTGAAAGCGTTGAAATACCTGAGCCGAAAGTTCGAATCTTTCCATCCGTTGAAGGACCGTTGGGGTACGAATGGTTCGATAAAGCAGGTGAGCTTTCGGAAAAGAGAGAAGTAGTGAACCTCGGTGAAACCATTCAACTTGCAGCCAGATACACACAAGATTACGATGCAACTATCACGTTCGCTTCGACTTATTTGAACGTGGATGAAAAGATGACGCAGGACGTGTTGGATGTGCTTTTGAAGAACGATTTTCTGAAGAAAATCAACTGA
- a CDS encoding eukaryotic translation initiation factor 3 subunit E has translation MKRALALTAILIALATTMSFAVGKFNYAPQKFSPEWRQPITTWRQPMAPAPRYQFRQQFSYEEAFEAMNLTKDQAQKLLSAVEDAKTKLKDLKEEYEALYEKAKDMTVYEFRTQIRELNQKRVEVLKELNQKVAETLKVGQLQRLMEYLRSRRTPDCWNVGPKFRSFAKDSILFDEDFIDALEEYAK, from the coding sequence GTGAAGAGAGCACTCGCATTGACAGCGATACTGATAGCGTTGGCAACAACGATGAGTTTCGCTGTAGGTAAGTTCAACTACGCCCCTCAGAAATTCTCTCCAGAATGGAGACAACCAATCACAACTTGGAGACAACCCATGGCTCCAGCACCAAGATATCAGTTCAGACAGCAGTTCTCCTATGAAGAAGCATTCGAAGCCATGAACCTCACCAAAGATCAAGCACAAAAACTCTTATCAGCTGTGGAAGATGCCAAGACCAAACTCAAAGATCTAAAAGAGGAATACGAAGCGCTCTACGAGAAAGCCAAGGATATGACAGTGTATGAATTCAGAACCCAGATCAGAGAACTCAATCAAAAAAGAGTTGAAGTGTTGAAAGAACTCAATCAAAAAGTAGCAGAAACACTCAAAGTTGGTCAGCTACAACGCCTGATGGAATATCTCAGATCCCGCAGAACTCCTGATTGTTGGAATGTCGGTCCAAAATTTAGAAGTTTCGCGAAAGATTCAATTCTGTTCGACGAAGATTTCATAGACGCGCTTGAAGAATACGCTAAATGA
- a CDS encoding KaiC domain-containing protein, translating into MERYEGSHYEPKIVEESIVVMGEAVKDAPKIVGIPSGVEGLDELFFTVELKDGKLAKKNLGGIPAYAVFNVTGVSDTGKSLFVEQFAVTQAARGERVAFVTVESPAIFVARGLEMRAIAMGNEPEKIEKNIIIIDAASHDTIRDNIPDLLTTLAHVIKQFKTRFVVIDSITGLYENREVAARTIVRRLFNFMKKWHQTALFVSQKRSGHEELTAEAAGGYAVSHIVDGCFVFAKELVDNTYKSKVYGKQVGDIVRLFRIDGCRLSGHDTRTHIMEITETGLVKILGPIGKE; encoded by the coding sequence GTGGAGAGATACGAGGGATCTCATTATGAACCAAAGATTGTTGAAGAAAGCATCGTCGTGATGGGAGAAGCTGTGAAAGACGCACCGAAAATCGTTGGCATACCGAGCGGTGTAGAAGGTCTCGATGAGCTGTTCTTCACTGTAGAGTTGAAAGATGGAAAGCTTGCGAAAAAGAACCTAGGAGGCATACCTGCTTACGCTGTCTTCAACGTTACTGGCGTTTCAGACACTGGAAAATCACTGTTTGTTGAACAGTTTGCCGTGACACAGGCGGCACGTGGAGAAAGAGTTGCTTTCGTCACTGTAGAATCACCGGCGATTTTTGTGGCGAGAGGTCTTGAAATGAGAGCGATAGCGATGGGAAATGAGCCAGAAAAAATTGAGAAGAACATCATAATCATAGATGCAGCTTCTCATGACACAATTCGCGACAATATACCAGACTTGCTGACCACGCTTGCACACGTGATCAAGCAGTTCAAGACAAGATTCGTCGTTATAGACTCAATAACAGGCCTATATGAAAACAGGGAGGTTGCAGCGCGTACCATCGTCAGAAGATTGTTCAACTTCATGAAAAAATGGCATCAAACCGCACTGTTCGTTTCACAAAAGCGTAGTGGTCACGAGGAGCTCACTGCGGAGGCTGCGGGAGGTTACGCTGTGAGCCACATTGTGGATGGTTGTTTCGTTTTCGCCAAGGAACTCGTCGACAACACTTACAAGTCAAAAGTGTATGGGAAACAAGTTGGAGATATAGTTAGACTATTCAGGATAGACGGTTGTAGACTCTCAGGCCACGATACTAGAACGCACATCATGGAGATCACAGAAACGGGACTAGTGAAAATCCTTGGACCCATTGGAAAGGAGTGA
- a CDS encoding patatin-like phospholipase family protein encodes MTAFLVAATSVALVLSGGGARGAYQIGVWKALIELGIDVVAVYGTSVGAINGALIAYGDYDFAEKSWLEVRFEDVMNIPEEMKKILTGNIFEVDWLKAIEIARDLVETGGIDIGPLREKLKTLLPEEKIRNSKVHYGLVTYCLSDLKPYMLYIEDVPEGMLADYILSSANFPLFKREEIAGKIFIDGGIYSNVPVRMAVERGWENILVVDIGTIGLTDLLNYMRIFREKSHIGYIRPREHFGNVLNFDREVIRKYLIEGYLDTLAYFGKLHGEYYYLSSDEDVLKILFEQLDPTSRDIAATLLGVKMPTHLSAQQQYESYILPRLRFETLALFDESKRVSLKVLETLARLLKVERLRTYTPYELLEAIVQSTEPEGLLSKIALQLRYRRLLDFVLFLHKQNQRKTKDLERFFSSN; translated from the coding sequence ATGACGGCTTTTCTTGTGGCAGCTACGAGTGTTGCTTTGGTGCTCTCGGGTGGTGGAGCACGTGGTGCTTACCAGATAGGCGTGTGGAAAGCTCTCATCGAGCTCGGCATAGATGTTGTTGCCGTTTATGGTACGTCCGTCGGAGCGATCAACGGAGCTCTCATCGCCTACGGTGACTACGATTTTGCTGAAAAGAGCTGGCTCGAAGTACGGTTTGAAGATGTCATGAACATCCCCGAAGAGATGAAAAAGATCCTCACAGGTAACATATTCGAAGTGGATTGGTTGAAGGCGATCGAAATTGCGAGAGATCTGGTTGAAACTGGTGGGATAGACATCGGGCCGCTGCGAGAAAAGCTCAAGACGTTGTTACCAGAAGAAAAGATCAGAAATTCCAAGGTACACTACGGTCTCGTTACTTACTGTTTGAGCGATTTGAAGCCGTACATGCTCTATATCGAAGATGTTCCAGAAGGTATGCTCGCAGATTACATCCTATCGAGTGCCAATTTTCCCCTGTTCAAAAGGGAGGAGATCGCAGGTAAGATTTTCATCGATGGTGGCATTTACAGCAACGTGCCTGTGCGCATGGCGGTGGAAAGAGGTTGGGAAAATATCTTGGTGGTCGATATAGGGACGATAGGTTTGACGGATTTGCTGAACTATATGAGAATCTTTCGTGAAAAGAGTCACATTGGTTACATCAGACCGAGGGAACATTTCGGCAACGTTTTGAATTTCGATCGTGAGGTGATCAGAAAATATTTGATCGAAGGTTACCTCGACACACTCGCGTACTTTGGAAAACTGCACGGCGAATATTACTATCTGTCGAGCGATGAAGACGTTTTGAAAATCCTCTTTGAACAGCTCGATCCAACCTCTAGAGATATCGCTGCCACACTGCTCGGTGTGAAAATGCCTACACATCTGTCTGCTCAGCAACAATACGAGTCCTATATATTGCCACGCTTGAGGTTCGAAACGCTCGCGTTGTTCGACGAATCTAAGAGGGTTTCACTGAAGGTTTTAGAAACATTGGCGCGCTTGTTGAAGGTGGAACGATTAAGAACGTACACACCGTATGAATTGTTAGAGGCGATAGTTCAAAGCACGGAACCAGAAGGATTGTTGAGCAAGATCGCACTTCAACTCAGATACAGAAGGCTTTTAGATTTTGTCCTTTTTCTTCACAAGCAAAACCAAAGAAAAACGAAAGATCTAGAGCGATTTTTTTCTTCAAACTGA
- a CDS encoding aspartate 1-decarboxylase, with protein MMRFMLKSKLHMATVTAKNLDYEGSIEIDEELMKAVDLKENELVLVADLNNGERFETYVIKGKAGSGVIALNGAAARLVEVGDKLIIMSFALFNEDEYKGPKVAVLGQQNKIKQLKK; from the coding sequence TTGATGCGTTTCATGCTGAAATCAAAGCTTCACATGGCCACAGTAACAGCGAAGAACTTGGATTATGAAGGAAGTATAGAAATAGATGAAGAGTTGATGAAAGCTGTGGATCTGAAAGAGAACGAACTCGTTTTGGTCGCAGATCTGAACAACGGTGAAAGGTTTGAAACCTACGTGATAAAGGGGAAGGCCGGTAGTGGTGTGATAGCCCTGAACGGTGCTGCAGCGAGACTGGTCGAAGTGGGAGATAAATTGATCATCATGAGTTTTGCTCTGTTCAACGAAGATGAATACAAAGGACCAAAAGTGGCGGTGTTGGGACAGCAAAACAAAATAAAGCAATTGAAAAAATAA
- a CDS encoding type II secretion system GspH family protein, giving the protein MVRGFTLIELLIVLAVIAALLAIVTPLALNAVNQAKAAQVAANFRNIKSAIESYFYTRTGDSLNTLTTLVNGGFLDRIPDGFSLVGSISLTAATAAATYTIKYTGGVDINRLRNILPEATGNVTEVTLDGTIVKWW; this is encoded by the coding sequence ATGGTGAGAGGTTTTACACTGATTGAACTTTTGATCGTTCTGGCGGTGATCGCAGCCTTGCTGGCTATAGTCACACCGCTGGCGTTGAATGCCGTAAATCAAGCAAAGGCTGCGCAGGTTGCTGCAAACTTTAGAAACATCAAAAGTGCTATCGAGTCATACTTCTACACACGAACCGGTGATTCTCTTAACACATTAACCACTTTGGTTAACGGAGGTTTTCTGGATAGAATACCTGATGGATTTAGTTTAGTTGGTTCTATCTCTTTAACAGCTGCTACTGCTGCTGCTACTTACACAATTAAATACACAGGTGGTGTAGATATAAATAGGTTGAGGAATATCTTGCCTGAGGCAACTGGTAACGTTACCGAAGTAACTTTAGATGGCACAATTGTTAAGTGGTGGTGA